One Mercenaria mercenaria strain notata chromosome 12, MADL_Memer_1, whole genome shotgun sequence DNA segment encodes these proteins:
- the LOC123541068 gene encoding uncharacterized protein LOC123541068 isoform X3: MDREEMSNFVEGKVKGVIQSNNRELLSSISNMIAKISDKSSSAISVLDVPKFKRKSNEEQFKLNAKVIQKIEGAHSAVESEDLSSAKEAIIQARDMLKHRQKLVLLADTSDLGWRLVSEYEANPIASDSDDEKRIYKAEARASRKAKADKTKKPRKKQLAIQASRGIGICAGVTGHQTASRIVFFLWKGGSLEK, from the exons ATGGATAGGGAAGAAATGTCAAATTTCGTCGAAGGAAAAGTGAAAGGTGTTATACAGTCGAATAACAGGGAGCTTCTGAGCAGTATCAGCAACATGATAGCTAAGATAAGTGACAAGTCTTCTTCTGCTATTTCTGTTTTAGATGTTCCAAAATTTAAACGTAAAAGTAATGAGGAACAATTTAAATTAAATGCCAAAGTTATACAGAAGATAGAAGGTGCGCATTCAGCCGTGGAATCAGAGGATTTATCGTCTGCTAAAGAGGCTATTATTCAAG CCAGAGACATGTTGAAGCACCGACAAAAATTAGTGCTTCTGGCCGATACGTCGGATTTGGGTTGGAGATTGGTCAGCGAATACGAGGCAAATCCCATCGCTAGCGATAGCGACGACGAAAAACGTATTTATAAGGCGGAGGCTCGTGCCAGTAGGAAGGCTAAGGCAGACAAGACcaaaaaacccagaaaaaaacAACTGGCCATACAAGCGTCCAGAGGCATCGGGATCTGCGCAGGCGTCACAGGGCATCAGACAGCGTCCCGGATTGTGTTTTTCCTGTGGAAAGGCGGGTCACTGGAAAAATGA
- the LOC123541068 gene encoding uncharacterized protein LOC123541068 isoform X2 codes for MATHILSSRADSTVNKYAHQVKTFKDLCISKGFPCDPAHSIHVAMYLSNLIDSGKSDSVIMAAFYGIKWYHSINDFQDPTENVVVKSMLECAKRLNSKPTTKKDVITTEHLIELCNMFSESTDVIVLRDLTMILLSYAGFLRFDEVSELRCSDIDIKDRYISLFIKKSKTDIYRGGKEVLISSGETSACPVAMLQRYLHCSSMHLKSDSYLFRPACRSGHKCFLIDKDKKLSYTRSKECIVSKLKLVAPNLRLGTHSLRASGATTAANAEGVSDRCLKRHGRWKSDLAKDGYIDDSLEKKLFITKQLKL; via the coding sequence ATGGCTACACATATTTTGAGCTCTAGAGCTGATAGCACTGTAAATAAATATGCTCATCAagtgaaaacttttaaagatttATGTATTTCGAAGGGATTTCCCTGTGATCCAGCACATTCCATTCACGTCGCCATGTATTTATCGAACTTAATAGACAGTGGAAAATCGGACAGCGTAATTATGGCAGCTTTTTATGGAATTAAATGGTACCATAGTATTAACGACTTCCAGGATCCAACGGAGAACGTAGTGGTGAAATCTATGCTAGAATGTGCAAAACGGTTGAACTCTAAACCCACAACGAAAAAGGATGTAATTACTACAGAACATTTAATAGAGCTTTGTAATATGTTTTCAGAATCTACGGATGTTATCGTACTCCGCGATCTGACAATGATTTTGTTAAGTTACGCAGGTTTTTTGCGTTTTGATGAAGTTAGTGAATTACGTTGTAGTGATATTGATATCAAGGACAGATACATATCTTTGTTtattaagaaaagtaaaactgACATATACAGGGGTGGTAAAGAAGTACTTATTTCTAGCGGTGAAACGTCGGCTTGTCCAGTTGCTATGTTGCAAAGATATTTACATTGTTCAAGTATGCATTTAAAATCAGACTCGTATCTTTTTAGACCTGCATGCAGGTCCGGCCACAAAtgttttttaattgataaagatAAAAAGCTTAGTTACACTCGATCAAAAGAATGTATTGTGTCTAAGTTAAAGCTAGTTGCGCCTAATTTGCGTTTAGGAACACATTCGTTGAGAGCTAGTGGTGCCACCACTGCCGCCAATGCTGAAGGCGTTTCAGATAGATGTCTAAAGCGACACGGTCGCTGGAAGTCTGATTTGGCCAAAGATGGTTACATAGATGATTCATTAGAGAAAaagctttttattacaaaacagtTAAAGTTATGA
- the LOC123541068 gene encoding uncharacterized protein LOC123541068 isoform X1 yields the protein MFKIKFEDINTAESLFDLNTFVYTFDLKSAYHHIDIFPEHTTYLGFSWIDDGVVRYYVYNSLPFGIASAGHIFTKTLRALIKHWRSLGHRVIMFLDDGVGGHAEFKKAMSSSNFIHNSLIDLGFLLAEEKCCWNPSQIVCWLGHILNYRSNCMFISEERILRLEMSLKSVLFQLSKDKLDLIHVKCLAAVVGQIISLQSVVGRIVCRKTRDLYKCIIGRASWNAPVKVSEKAQAELQFWLENARKLNKKGKRLKQLFSASLSMATDASAVGYGGYVRKDEKSYAYYSSLSKEKTFINQSSGVEINEKVTGFPEVNHEEMFQGMCSKFPPEVEYYTVFAPGCEQNVSTNIEQGSTKENCGSLSEEMSIFDQYSLVPLHEKITYYETGFPEVNHGEMFQGMCKGSKFPPEVEYLTGFAPGCKQNILINDEQGSMNKTPGSGSSGLVLQEVSALYSKHMSFTFSSTEVHGSWTEVERERSSTWRELEALHRVLRSNINILVNNHVIFLTDNKNVKFILNSGSYVDDLHEICLKIHEVCDINSIQFVVIWIPRCRNAEADYLSRSLDCDDWSVNEVIFKHLNKKWGPFTVDRFATHYNNKCDRFNSRWWVPGTEAVDCFTQIWTGENNWLVPPPNLVVQCLNKLKHDKCLGTLVIPEWKSAPFWPLLIDEKGNFSCIVKESYVFPSTGAVTRGKGNNGVFNIEPFSFRMLALKCSW from the coding sequence ATgtttaagataaaatttgaagACATAAACACAGCAGAGAGTTTGTTTGACCTTAATACGTTTGTTTATActttcgacttaaagagtgcttATCACCACATAGATATTTTTCCTGAACATACTACGTATTTGGGATTTTCCTGGATTGATGACGGAGTTGTAAGATATTATGTGTATAATTCATTACCATTTGGAATTGCTTCCGCAGGGCACATCTTTACGAAAACTCTAAGAGCGTTGATTAAACACTGGAGATCATTAGGACACAGGGTAATTATGTTTTTGGATGATGGAGTAGGGGGACATGCTGAATTTAAAAAGGCCATGTCGTCTAGTAATTTTATACACAATTCTTTGATAGATCTGGGGTTTTTACTTGCGGAAGAAAAATGTTGTTGGAACCCTTCACAAATAGTATGCTGGTTAGGCCATATTTTGAATTATAGATCTAACTGTATGTTTATTTCGGAAGAAAGAATTCTTCGATTAGAAATGTCACTAAAGTCAGTTCTATTTCAATTGTCAAAAGACAAGTTAGACttgatacatgtaaaatgtttagCAGCAGTTGTAGGCCAAATAATTTCCCTACAAAGTGTGGTAGGTAGAATAGTCTGCCGGAAGACCAGAgatttatacaaatgtattatagGGCGTGCTAGCTGGAACGCACCTGTTAAGGTAAGCGAAAAGGCTCAGGCTGAGCTACAGTTTTGGCTAGAAAATGCaagaaaattgaacaaaaaaggTAAGCGATTGAAGCAGTTATTTTCTGCAAGTTTAAGTATGGCAACGGACGCTAGCGCCGTTGGATACGGTGGATACGTGAGAAAAGACGAAAAGTCATATGCATATTATAGTAGTTTGTCCAAGGAAAAGACATTTATTAACCAGTCCTCAGgtgttgaaataaatgaaaaggtGACTGGGTTCCCGGAAGTGAACCATGAGGAAATGTTCCAAGGTATGTGTAGCAAGTTTCCACCGGAAGTAGAATATTACACAGTTTTTGCTCCCGGATGTGAGCAAAATGTTTCGACAAACATAGAACAAGGTTCTACAAAGGAGAACTGTGGTAGTTTGTCCGAGGAAATGTCAATTTTTGATCAGTACTCACTTGTTCCGTTACATGAAAAGATAACGTATTACGAAACCGGGTTCCCGGAAGTGAACCACGGGGAAATGTTTCAAGGTATGTGTAAAGGTAGCAAGTTTCCACCGGAAGTGGAATATCTCACCGGTTTTGCTCCCGGATGtaagcaaaatattttgataaatgatgaACAAGGTTCTATGAATAAGACTCCCGGAAGTGGGTCTAGTGGTCTGGTGCTCCAGGAAGTGAGCGCATTGTACAGTAAACACATGTCTTTTACTTTTAGCAGTACAGAGGTACATGGGTCTTGGACAGAAGTAGAAAGAGAAAGAAGTTCAACATGGCGCGAACTTGAGGCTCTTCATCGAGTTTTAAGAAGTAACATTAATATATTAGTGAATAATCATGTCATTTTCCTTACAGACAATAAGaatgtgaaatttattttgaattccGGCAGCTATGTTGACGATTTGCAtgaaatttgtcttaaaattCACGAAGTGTGCGACATAAATAGCATACAGTTTGTTGTAATTTGGATACCAAGGTGTAGGAACGCAGAAGCAGATTATCTGAGTAGGTCTCTTGATTGTGACGATTGGTCTGTAAATGAGGTCATATTTAAACACTTGAATAAGAAGTGGGGACCTTTTACAGTCGACAGGTTTGCCACACATTATAATAACAAATGTGACAGATTTAATTCAAGATGGTGGGTACCCGGTACAGAAGCAGTTGATTGTTTTACACAAATATGGACCGGGGAGAATAATTGGTTGGTACCACCACCAAATCTAGTCGTTCAGTGTTTGAATAAGTTAAAACACGATAAATGCTTAGGAACTTTGGTTATTCCTGAATGGAAATCGGCGCCATTTTGGCCATTGTTAATTGATGAAAAGGGTAATTTCAGTTGCATTGTGAAAGAAAGTTATGTTTTTCCTTCTACAGGTGCTGTCACAAGGGGAAAAGGGAACAACGGAGTGTTTAATATAGAACCTTTTAGTTTCAGAATGCTAGCATTGAAGTGCAGCTGGTAA